Below is a genomic region from Rhododendron vialii isolate Sample 1 chromosome 5a, ASM3025357v1.
TCTCATGGTAACCGATAGACTATTGCTAGGTAGCCTTTCTGATATGTTGTCTCTACGTGCAATTGGCCAAGGAGGAGTATTACTTTGAAATGACAGAAGCTTGAAATGGAAATATCTGTATATTGTTAGATGCACTCGTGCAAGGGAAATTAAATTATCTTCTCTCAGTCTCAGTCGTGCATACAATTTTGTTTAACAAGTAATGTACCCTTTTTTGTGCAGTGGAGCACCCTGTTTTAACTTCTCATGGATGTGCTGTTTTGGGTGCATCCCTCATCTTGAAATGCCAAGCTGCTGCTGCAATTGCAGCTTACGGAACTGTCATCCATGCACTCATTGTTCAATGCCAAAATGTCGGTGTTGCTCCTGGCCTCGCTCGCGATGCTTTGACAAGATCTCGTGCTGCAGCAGTAAGTGTTGCACTCCCCGGTGTCTTTCGTGCCCAGATTGCTATTGTAGATGTAGTTGCTCTTGTCCTAAATGCCCAAAGCTAAACCTTTGTTGCTGTTGTACAAAAAGCTGTTGCTACCTCCCCTGTCTATGTTGCTAGGATTTAATGAAATAGTCCAATGGTATCTTTCTTCCTATTCAAGGTACCATTCTATTTGTTATGAAATTGCTGGTGTGTGGTCCTTATGTTGCATCATTGAACCAAGCCAATACTACAGAATTGACCGTTGCatgtttttcaaaacaattatCTGTTGTCATCTTGAGATGGAATCGATAATGAATACAAGGagattgacttctacactcccCATTTCTGCAcctacacttctttttttgtccttattcatgtgaatttacctttttaccctttcataagttcacttttttacacattaaggggcaatagagtaaattcacatcaaataaagacaaaaaaaggagtgtgtgtggtaaaaaggggagtgtagaagtcaatttccaTAAAGAATTTAGACAGGTAAATAAATCTCATTGGCTGACCATAAGACCACAATTTTGGAACATTGACTCATATGTGGGATAAATCGACTCTTTTAAATTGACGTTAAGCAAATTACAACTCAGGAAATACCCAAGAATTTGGACAACCTAAGCTTTCACAGTCCGAAAATTTTCAGAATCAGCAGTAGCTGATCTTGTTTATCCAGTTCGGTGCTCCCCAGACACAATTGTTTTGGATGAATTTGGTCGTGGAACTGCAATTCTGGTTCATACAATATAAAAGATATAAGGTAAAGGATATCCTCTTCTTTTGTTCATCTTGTTAGAATGTAAAGATGATTGAAGCAAGCAAATATTTTTCATCCTCGGCAGTTgggatcaaaacaaaacaaagcaataAGAAGTGGAAGCATTTAATCCCCAAGAAAGCAATAGGAAATCAGGCACATTATTTGTCTTTCCTGCCGAAAACCACATTCGATTTCCATTGCAAAAACACAAACTGCAAAGTTATCCAACATGATGTGCCTAATTCTAATACATTAGGTATTGCTTGGCACACCGAATTTGGATTTCAGGAGGAACttctttctctccctttctgttttcatctCTAACTCTTCAGAGCTATTTTCAGCTTGTATTTGCTACATTGGCACTAGAGAAAAACTAcacaaaccaatcaaacaagacCCAAAATTCTTTCAGTCTCACAAAGCATAATTTCTCAATCTCAAAGCTGTGTCCAAGCATAAGCTATTGGGCTCCTCACTTGGTTTTCAGAGTTGCTCCACACCAGTGAACCAAATGAATTAGGATCTGGTACTGCACCCTTCTTAGACACGAAAGTAACTGTATACCGCAGCTTGTCTCCTACATTCTTGAAAACAAGTCTAGACGGCTTCACGGTCACAGAAACTGACGGTGGCCCATCGACCGCCACATCATATATAGATCCTGCAGTTCCCACATTTGTCAACTCTCTAGTGTATCGCACAACTCTTTTTTTGCCAAACAAGACTGAGAATGATGGGTAGTTGAGTTGGCCAGGGTCCGCGAATTTCTTCacacacgtgatatttgggtgCTTGACAATGGTTTGTACATGCTCAACGGTGTAGTCCAAGGAGCATAAGAAGGCTATATATTCATCAGTTGAGATATCATAAACAAGGCCCGGAGAAAGTGCCTTGTGCGGGTCGACATGGCCAGACCCATGGGCATATGGGGTGGAGAAGGCGCCCTCTGCAGCATCACGCAGCGGGGATTTTGTGTTGTCGCGAACATAGGCAGTTGTCATGAGTGCCGATTTGATTGCGCTCGGGCTCCAGTCTGGATGTGCTGCTTTGAGCAATGCTGCTAGTCCACTTATGTGCGGGCATGACATGGATGTACCTATAACATTTAATTgccaaagaaaatcaaaattgggACACGCAAATTAACTACATAGGCTAAAGCAGGTtatccaacaacaacaaaaaaaagaagagtgaagaAAATAAACGCAAGTAGTGAGCCTCTGTGAAATAGGTATTTGCCTCATGGGGCATAGGTGTTTGTTGGAGTAGAGATTAGGTTCAAGCCCTCATAGTGAGTTTTTCTGCCAAGCCCACATTGACTTTCTGGGACAAACTTCTAGCAATACTGGTTCCACAAGTATGGGAGTGCAGAAGAGAAGGCAATTATCCATCA
It encodes:
- the LOC131325322 gene encoding guanine nucleotide-binding protein subunit gamma 3-like isoform X2; the protein is MAGSSSVVPSLPPPRPKSPPEYPDLYGKRRELAKVQMLEREISFLEGELKFVESLPPASRCCKEVADFAVTNPDPFIPTRKIRRSCRFWKWLCGAPCFNFSWMCCFGCIPHLEMPSCCCNCSLRNCHPCTHCSMPKCRCCSWPRSRCFDKISCCSSKCCTPRCLSCPDCYCRCSCSCPKCPKLNLCCCCTKSCCYLPCLCC
- the LOC131325322 gene encoding guanine nucleotide-binding protein subunit gamma 3-like isoform X1, whose translation is MAGSSSVVPSLPPPRPKSPPEYPDLYGKRRELAKVQMLEREISFLEGELKFVESLPPASRCCKEVADFAVTNPDPFIPTSRKIRRSCRFWKWLCGAPCFNFSWMCCFGCIPHLEMPSCCCNCSLRNCHPCTHCSMPKCRCCSWPRSRCFDKISCCSSKCCTPRCLSCPDCYCRCSCSCPKCPKLNLCCCCTKSCCYLPCLCC